The genomic region TCAGTCAGATATATTGGGTTTAGAAATGTTAGATTTTGTAAGTGCGGCAGATTTAACAACTGGGTTGGCAAAAGTTGAAGAATATTCTGAGGAGAGCGATTCCTATGGAACACTTCGTGAACGTACTGATGAGGAAGAGTAGGATTATGGTAGATATGGTAGGGTGCGTTAGCAGGAGACAAAATGAGGATACCAACATTTAACCTTCATTCCTGCGTAACGCACCGAAACCTTGGAATTGTTGCTTAAAGCAGCGCCTAACGCACCCTACCAGTTGAAGTTTTGTCCGAGATAATCTTCGAGTTGCTGGTTATAGGGGCGGAAATATTCCGTAAGCTGTTGATTGAACTCTGGGCTAATGGCGTTATACTGTCGCGGATTAAGATTGCGATATTCCGGTAAACGGTGATGTTCCAGTCCTAAAAAGGTGTAAATCTGTTGCAGGGTGGCGGGGGGATTCTGAAATAAGTCTTCGCTGGGAAGGACGAGAATCTGTTCTCTGGGAAACTGCTCGAACCACTGGGGAAAATAGCGGATATACTGGCTAAAGGCAAGGTTACGAGCTAGGTTTAAACTAATGTCAGTTTGAACAATGGTCTGTTGTTTGAGCAAACATTGCAGCCAGCTAACCCCTGTTTTTAGGTCGGTATAAAGTTGGTCGGCTATGACATCAACTTTGGCTAAATCAATGTGGGTTACGCCGTCAAGGGTTTGGGTAAAAGTGGGGTCGCTGATGTTTTGGCGCTGATAAAAGTCTGAGATGGTGCGTTGGACGGGATTTCGCAGCAGGATAATGATTTTAATGTCTGGAAACCAGTGGCGCAGAGATTGGGCGAGGTGGGGTTGAATGATGTATCCGGGGGTGGCTTCTCCGGTTTGATAAGTGGGATGTTCGATGGGTGGAAAATAATCCAGATAATCGGTGGGAATTTCCCTTGTTGCCAATGGGTTTCACCCGTGAAGTAGCGCAGTTCTTTGGCAAGGGTTAAAGGTTAAAGCTTTCTGGTAATGGTTGAGAACGGCTTGGGTGTGGGAATCGTTTTTCACGCTGCATTAGACATCTCCAATAATTGCGCGTTACTCCAGCCATATCAACACTTTAGATCTGATTTTTGGAGATGTCTATTGATTTCGTTGCGATCGCTTAAAATAAACCATAGCTCAACGGTAGCTTATCTCAAGTTGCTTTTAGTAGAGATGTCTATGTCACAGTCAACCGCAACCGTTCCTTTGGTAGAATTTTTGGCTCAATCGAATATTGAGTCCTCTCCAGCATGGGAATTAATTGATGGGAGGGTTGTTCAAAAGCCTATGCCAACTCTGTTTCATTCACGCTTGCAACGTAATCTGGTCAATACTATCAATAATCGCGCCGATGGGTTTGAAGCCATTCAAGAATTACGCTGTATTATTCCACCTTATTCCCCCGTCCCCGATATTGCTGTCATTGCTGAGGAAAGACTTTCGGATGAGGATGAGCCATTCAATGGCGCTCCAGATTGGCTGATTGAAATTCGCTCTCCTGACCAGGGGACTTTAGACTTACAAAATAAGATTCTCCACTGTCTCAGTAATGGGACGCAACTGGCTTGGTTAATCGATTGTCAACGCCAGCAGATTTGGGTTTGGGAAGGGGAGAATTTACCAATTATTTATTCGGGTGCAGATGTTTTACCCGATCTTGGTCTAGGTCTAGAGCTTACGGTGGATCGCATTTTGGCAATGACTCGACAAAAGTCGTGATGCGTTCTCTAGTGAAATTCAATAGTTCCTTGGCTGGGGGATATCCCAGAGCGTCCAGGGTCGTCCCGCAATGCGTTCTTAGATTTTCGTGGGTTGGAGGCTAAAGGTTAAGCACAGCGTAAACGCAACATGGGATTGACATTCGTAGGATGCGCGGCGGTTTTGCTCAAATGTAGATGCCAACTGCTCTACTACTTGTTCTGACAGCATCTCATTCACCAACTGATAAGCAGCATCAGGGTTTCCTGATTTGGCTGCACGGTAGGCAAAATGCTTTTTAACTTCTAATTCTGGGGCATGAATCCATACCGATGGAAATTCATCCCAAGGAAATCGCACAACTGTCATTAGCCAAACAACCTCCACTGAATAGCCCCTGAGAAACCGGCTTTCTTGCCGGAATTCTAGCCAAACCCCCAATCTTTACGTCTAAAAAGCAGATTTCTGACCCGTTTCCCGTTCTCCCCTCAAATACACCTCTCCCCCGACGATCCCCACCACCGCTAGGGCTAAACCAATCCAAGCCCCCACTACTCCCCACAGCAGAATACTCAAGGCAATCAGCAGAGTACAGCCAATATACGTACTGGCAACTTGGGCGTGAGTCCAACCGGACTGCTGCAATCGTTGATATAAATGACTCCGATGGCCTTTGAAGATGTTTTCCCGACGGATGAGGCGGCGGATGAGGGTATAGATGGCGTCAGCCGTGAGGGGGAGGGTGATGGTTAGGGCTGTCCAAGCTTGCATGGGATTGTCGGCGTTGAGGAGGGCGATCGCAATGGTTGCGCCGAGTGGTGCGTTACGGCTGGAACGAAGGTTAATTGTTTTTCCCTAAAATTAATTGCCAGCCTAACACACCCTACCGAGGGAGCGCGATCGCCCATCCATCCCTCTGTTCGATGCAGCAGAAGACACAGCATTGCTGTGTCCCTACGGGTGGATTGCTACACTCCTCCCCAAATACACCTCTCCCCCGACCATCCCCACAACTACAAGGGCTAACCCTATCCAAGCCCCCACTACTCCCCACAGCAGAATACTCAAGGCAATCAGCAGAGTACAGCCAATATAGGTACTGGCAACTTGGGCGTGAGTCCAACCGGACTGCTGCAATCGTTGATATAAATGACTCCGATGGCCTTTGAAGATGTTTTCCCGACGGATGAGGCGGCGGATGAGGGTATAGATGGCGTCAGCCGTGAGGGGGAGGGTGATGGTTAGGGCTGTCCAAGCTTGCATGGGATTGTCGGCGTTGAGGAGGGCGATCGCAATGGTTGCGCCGAGTGGTGCGTTACGGCTGGAACGAAGGTTAATTGTTTTTCCCTAAAATTAATTGCCAGCCTAACACACCCTACCGAGGGAGCGCGATCGCCCATCCATCCCTCTGTTCGATGCAGCAGAAGACACAGCATTGCTGTGTCCCTACGGGTGGATTGCTATACTCCTCCCCAAATACACCTCTGCCCCGACGATCCCCACCACCGCTAGGGCTAAACCAATCCAAGCCCCCACTACTCCCCACAGCAGAATACTCAAGGCAATCAGCAGAGTACAGCCAATATACGTACTGGCAACTTGGGCGTGAGTCCAACCGGACTGCTGCAATCGTTGATATAAATGACTCCGATGGCCTTTGAAGATGTTTTCCCGACGGATGAGGCGGCGGATGAGGGTATAGAGAACCGTACTGCCCACATCGCCCATGAAGATTTTGGCGGGAGACCAGTTCCACCACAAGAAGCCCAGGAGGGCAGCAATGAGAAGCCACCAGAGGAATTGGTGTAGGTCGAGGGCGAGAAAACCTTCTCTAATTTTCACAGCCTCGGAACGTTTTCATTCTAGTGCTAGAATCTAGGTTGATGGTGAGTCCGGAGGTGACTATGGAAGCTCTGCGAATCATTACCAAACCTGTCAATGGTCAATTGGTTATCGATCTACCGCTTTCTTTAACCAGCGATCGCCAATATGAAGTCATCGTCCTCCCAGCTATGTCGTTTTACTTAACTTAGAAAGCTCCCTAACCCGCATGGCAATTTCAACTTTGCTCTGCCTGAGTAATTCTATTTCCGATTCGGTCAATTGTCGGGGTTTTGAGCAAGTAACGTGCTTCAGACTCTGTAAAGCAGTCAAAGTTGAAGC from Oxynema aestuarii AP17 harbors:
- a CDS encoding sulfotransferase domain-containing protein; amino-acid sequence: MATREIPTDYLDYFPPIEHPTYQTGEATPGYIIQPHLAQSLRHWFPDIKIIILLRNPVQRTISDFYQRQNISDPTFTQTLDGVTHIDLAKVDVIADQLYTDLKTGVSWLQCLLKQQTIVQTDISLNLARNLAFSQYIRYFPQWFEQFPREQILVLPSEDLFQNPPATLQQIYTFLGLEHHRLPEYRNLNPRQYNAISPEFNQQLTEYFRPYNQQLEDYLGQNFNW
- a CDS encoding Uma2 family endonuclease; protein product: MSQSTATVPLVEFLAQSNIESSPAWELIDGRVVQKPMPTLFHSRLQRNLVNTINNRADGFEAIQELRCIIPPYSPVPDIAVIAEERLSDEDEPFNGAPDWLIEIRSPDQGTLDLQNKILHCLSNGTQLAWLIDCQRQQIWVWEGENLPIIYSGADVLPDLGLGLELTVDRILAMTRQKS